One genomic window of Cannabis sativa cultivar Pink pepper isolate KNU-18-1 chromosome 2, ASM2916894v1, whole genome shotgun sequence includes the following:
- the LOC133034213 gene encoding F-box/FBD/LRR-repeat protein At3g26920-like, with translation MARKRAKTAISMAEEDDGFSKLPDAIIQHILSFLPTVDVVRTSLLTKRWKLMWYSVPTLIFSDATTDFQSSQAVENFYKYVDNCLICRKRGMNFMVDTAIASFKLQMKNSYHTSKATYLDKWLEFLVKNKVKEINLQLGFAFDRALSCYSLPISVLNTRDLTVLELDRLDLNTAYSIRLPALKTLSLKNVYFEDNLKDDAIFKLLLGCPSLETLLLSLCDNLVPLGYPLCLQSFSLKWLKIKYLAFVPPLQVEAINLESLVVNGFIFKDTNLFACKRIRNLSLTFDHCSEEDPSKSLECLISTLPLLENLTLKDCYKVKLEHIKISNQQLKSFNLKNRCTKYDYGMNIIIEFAPKLESFSYEGHTNFGISMESSNLLNGKFVIHNLHENYDANGFISMMNFLLNLNCSWNIVTLHVPSFKVLIMPEYLKRICHSSLLNWKHLKINSDCKLVRESDLKDNLLRISSSLETLYINEKDIL, from the exons ATGGCAAGAAAAAGAGCTAAAACGGCAATATCAATGGCTGAGGAAGATGATGGATTTTCGAAACTACCTGATGCAATCATCCAACACATCTTGTCATTTCTACCCACTGTGGATGTCGTTCGTACAAGCCTCCTAACAAAGCGTTGGAAGCTCATGTGGTACTCAGTCCCCACACTCATTTTCTCTGATGCTACAACTGATTTTCAATCGTCACAGGCCGTAGAAAATTTCTACAAGTATGTCGATAATTGTTTGATATGCCGCAAGAGAGGTATGAATTTTATGGTGGATACAGCCATAGCTAGTTTCAAGCTTCAGATGAAGAATTCCTATCATACAAGCAAAGCCACTTACCTAgataaatggttagaatttttAGTTAAAAACAAAGTCAAGGAAATAAATCTTCAATTGGGTTTTGCCTTTGATCGTGCTTTGAGTTGTTACAGCTTACCTATATCAGTACTCAACACTAGAGATTTGACTGTTTTAGAGTTGGATAGGTTAGATTTGAACACTGCTTATTCAATTAGACTTCCTGCATTGAAAACTTTGTCATTGAAAAATGTTTACTTTGAAGATAATTTGAAGGATGATGCAATATTTAAGTTATTGCTGGGTTGCCCTTCCCTTGAGACATTGTTGTTAAGTTTGTGTGATAACTTAGTTCCTCTTGGTTATCCGCTCTGCTTGCAAAGTTTTAGCCTGAAGTGgctgaaaattaaatatcttgcCTTTGTACCACCTCTTCAAGTCGAAGCCATAAATCTTGAATCTTTGGTAGTAAATGGATTCATCTTTAAAGATACAAATCTCTTTGCATGCAAGAGAATTAGAAATCTCTCACTAACTTTTGATCATTGTAGTGAAGAAGACCCATCTAAATCATTAGAGTGTCTCATTTCAACCCTTCCACTCCTTGAGAATTTGACTTTGAAGGACTGTTACAAAGTGAAGTTAGAACACATTAAAATTTCGAATCAGCAGTTGAAAAGTTTCAATTTGAAGAATAGGTGTACTAAATATGATTATGGGATGAACATTATAATTGAATTTGCTCCAAAATTAGAATCCTTCAGTTATGAAGGCCATACCAACTTTGGCATATCAATGGAGTCTTCTAATTTGTTGAATGGAAAATTTGTGATTCATAATCTGCATGAGAACTATGACGCAAATGGATTTATCAGTATGATGAATTTCCTTTTGAATCTCAATTGCTCTTGGAATATTGTGACTTTGCATGTTCCTTCATTTAAG GTTCTCATAATGCCTGAATATTTGAAGAGGATATGTCACTCTTCTTTACTTAATTGGAAGCATCTCAAAATTAACTCTGATTGTAAGTTGGTCAGAGAATCGGACTTAAAAGATAACTTGTTGCGAATATCATCATCTTTAGAAACATTATATATTAATGAAAAAGACATATTGTAG
- the LOC115720625 gene encoding ALBINO3-like protein 2, chloroplastic, whose product MASYKILKRLRRSIQANYLSHKRDYHLLNILNSNSSSVSYALPFSSHLGKPNLPLKNPYSLLLNSRAITTQSEDDSVFGEARAVDSHHSITVSPELIAESNVMDEALSISCEESMLPVRLVSSMLDGFHEFSGLPWWVVIASSTLALRAVLFPLLIFQLHKLKRIGELFNKLPSPFPEPLSGKGYIDHLSHFMKEKKAIGCPSFLWFLPYVCVQVPCFFLWMTTVRRMSLDHHPGFDCGGAFWFQNLTEFSHGISGSIFPVVIAGLHYTNVQISFRKSAIKKVTSLLDLLVKYYKHYLDFLTLPILLSCYFVPQGSLVYWVTNSSLTAIQQLSLKNPDVLVKLGLSDKITSSSAAHSGISIPPITTLSESKRLQNVFLEDLSPTPSRKPGKHMEVSLEDLYPKELLNLSVQLLSQQHIERAIPIMQLALSKDPDYTQCLVLMGQILMQKGMLTEAIEYLERAISKLLLAEELTEVEEIDYLIFALQMAGSLYICQGKLKEGLVHLERIGRLKEPEDPISKTHYFDGILKLSSALYNVGRRDEAAYYLRLAAAYNPAFNIYLEQCENEDDSLISDLANSRRQDY is encoded by the exons ATGGCGAGCTACAAGATTCTCAAACGCCTCCGCCGATCTATTCAAGCTAACTATCTCTCTCACAAGCGTGATTACCACCTTCTCAACATTCTTAACTCTAATTCTAGCTCCGTCTCTTATGCTCTTCCGTTTTCTTCCCACCTCGGCAAACCCAACCTCCCGTTAAAAAATCCGTACTCGTTGTTGCTCAACTCTCGAGCTATTACCACTCAGTCTGAAGATGATTCGGTGTTTGGGGAAGCTCGAGCTGTTGATAGCCACCACTCGATCACTGTCTCGCCCGAGTTGATTGCAGAATCCAATGTTATGGATGAAGCTTTATCAATTAGCTGTGAAGAGTCAATGCTTCCAGTTCGTCTAGTAAGCTCAATGCTGGATGGATTTCATGAATTTAGTGGCTTGCCATG GTGGGTAGTTATTGCTTCCTCCACATTGGCTCTCAGAGCTGTTCTGTTCCCTTTGCTTATATTTCAGCTTCATAAGTTGAAACGAATTGGAGAATTGTTTAATAAAT TGCCATCCCCATTTCCAGAGCCTTTATCAGGAAAAGGTTATATTGATCATCTTTCACACTTCATGAAGGAAAAGAAAGCCATTGGCTGTCCCTCATTTTTATGGTTCCTTCCATACGTCTGTGTCCAG GTGCCATGCTTCTTCTTGTGGATGACTACTGTACGAAGAATGTCGCTGGACCATCACCCTGGGTTCGATTGT GGGGGTGCATTTTGGTTCCAGAATTTGACTGAATTTTCTCATGGGATTTCAGGCTCCATATTCCCTGTAGTAATTGCTGGTTTGCACTATACCAATGTTCAG ATTTCCTTCAGAAAATCTGCAATTAAAAAGGTCACCAGCCTGCTTGACTTATTAGTAAAA TACTACAAGCACTACTTGGATTTCTTGACACTACCTATACTCTTAAGCTGTTATTTTGTTCCTCAG GGAAGTCTTGTCTATTGGGTCACAAATAGTTCACTCACGGCTATACAG CAATTATCACTCAAAAATCCTGATGTACTTGTAAAGTTGGGTTTATCAGACAAGATTACTTCTAGCTCAGCTGCACACTCTGGCATTAGTATTCCTCCTATAACAACCTTAAGTGAATCTAAAAGACTGCAAAATGTATTTTTGGAAGACCTCTCCCCTACACCCTCAAGAAAACCTGGAAAACATATGGAAGTATCTTTGGAAGACCTATACCCTAAGGAACTTCTTAAC CTTTCCGTCCAACTATTATCACAACAACATATTGAAAGAGCAATTCCTATAATGCA ACTGGCACTTTCCAAGGATCCTGATTACACACAATGTTTGGTTCTCATGGGTCAGATTCTAATGCAGAAAGGAATGCTTACAGAGGCGATTGAGTATCTGGAACGTGCTATTTCTAAG CTCTTGCTTGCTGAAGAGCTAACAGAAGTGGAGGAAATCGATTATTTAATCTTTGCATTGCAAATGGCGGGGTCTCTGTATATTTGTCAG GGGAAACTTAAGGAAGGGCTGGTACACTTGGAAAGGATCGGAAGGTTGAAAGAACCAGAGGACCCAATTAGCAAAACTCACTATTTTGATGGAATATTAAAGCTTTCAAG CGCTTTATACAATGTGGGGCGCAGAGATGAAGCTGCATATTATCTTCGATTAGCTGCTGCATATAATCCtgctttcaatatatatttggaGCAATGTGAAAATGAGGATGACTCTTTGATCAGTGATCTTGCCAATAGTAGACGGCAAGATTATTGA